The nucleotide sequence GCTCGCGGCCTACCGTGCCCAGCTTGCGGACCGCGGCCTCATGCCGAAAACGGCTCCCGCCGCTGATGCGCCGGTCGAAGGCCTGCCAGAAGGCAGCTCCCGTGCCTGATGCCGTGCCCGTGCCCGACGACGGCATGCCCGCATGCGATCCGCGCGCCGCATCCCTCGTCGAGGGTTTCTGCGACGCCCTGCGCGTAGAGCGCAACGCCTCGGTGCATACGGTGCGTGCCTACCGCATCGACCTCATGGACTACGTGCGCTGGGCTGCCCGGGAAGGCATCGACCCCCTTGCGGCCACCCATCGACAGCTGCGCCGCTACCTGGGCGAGCTCGACAGCGCGCAGTACTCGCGCACCACCGTCAACCGGCGGCTCTCGGCGCTGCGCAGCTTCTTCCGCTGGCTCAACGTGACGGACGTGTGCGACTGCGACCCGGCGAGCATGCTCTCGGGCCCTCGCAAGCAGAAGGACCTGCCGCACGTCATCCGCCCAGCCGACATGGCGAGGTTGCTCTCGGTGCACGGCAAGCGGGACGGAGTCGGCAACCCGCGCGAGCAGTCGCCCGCCGACCTGCGCAACCTGGCGCTGCTGGAGTTCCTGTACGCGTGCGGCGCGCGCGTGTCCGAGGCGTCGGGCCTGCTCGCAGACAACGTCGATTTCGAGCGTGGCCAGGTGAAGGTGTTCGGCAAGGGGGCGAGGGAGCGCATCGTGCCGCTGCACGACCTGGCGCTCGCCTCCATGCGCACCTACCAGCTGCTCGGGCGCCCCCGGCTGCTCAAGGAGAAGGAGTGCCCGTTCTTCTTCGTGTCCACCCGCGGCAACGGCATGACCACCGACGCCATCCGCAAGATGTTCAAGGAGTCCCTGCGCGCGGCCGGGCTCGACGAGACGCTCTCGCCGCACGACATGCGCCACACCTTCGCCACCGACCTCTTGGAGGGCGGGGCCGACCTGCGCAGCGTGCAGGAGATGCTGGGGCATGCGAGCCTGTCCACCACCCAGGTCTACACCCACCTCTCGCCGGGGCGCCTCAAGCAGGTGCACCGTCGCGCCCACCCGCGCGGCTGATCGCACGGCCCCTCGTGCAGCGGTTCTCCGCTCCGCGAGACGCTCCTTGCGCGAAGGTTGCAGCGCCGTGACCGACGGCTGACGGTTGCCCGGAACCCCTCGCGCACGGCGCCGATGTCCCTCACAATCGGAACCCGATACCACGCGCGCCTCGTCGCGCGGACACCTGCGTCGAAGGGACACGATTATGAACAAGCGCAAGATGAGAATGATGGGCATGGTTCTGGCCGGCGTGCTGGCGATGACGCCGTTTCTGCACGGGTGCGCCACCGACGACGGCGGCTCCTCGAACGACAACGGCTCGCAGAACTCGACCGAGCAGCAGGAGCAGAACGGATCCGAGCAGCAGAACACGGGCAGCCAGGGCGACGTCGTCTACTATGGCCAGGTCATGGGCGTGAACGGCGACGAGATCACCGTTGTCCTGGGCGACCTGAGCGCCGCGGACGGCGAGGGCCTGCAGAAGTTCGAGGCCCAGGAGGACGAGGTCACCTTCAACAAGGGCGACGTCGTCATCGTGGACGAGTCCGGCGCCGTCGTCGACGACCCCACCGTCTCGGCCGACCAGATCGTGGTCATGAGCGGCTCGGGCGACGGTCCCGACTTCCGGCCCTCGAAGCTGGAGATACTCCAATCCAACGCCGACGGCGCCGTGAGCTCCGCGGCCGCGGAGCAGGGCCTGGACCAGTAGCGGCTCTCCTGCCTGCCGCGAAGGACGACCCCGTCGGGAGCGGCAGCCTGCATCCTCGGTTCGTGCCGGCCTGCGCAGCTCCCAGCCGGCAGCACGATGGCCCGGCTCCGAG is from Gordonibacter urolithinfaciens and encodes:
- a CDS encoding tyrosine recombinase — protein: MPACDPRAASLVEGFCDALRVERNASVHTVRAYRIDLMDYVRWAAREGIDPLAATHRQLRRYLGELDSAQYSRTTVNRRLSALRSFFRWLNVTDVCDCDPASMLSGPRKQKDLPHVIRPADMARLLSVHGKRDGVGNPREQSPADLRNLALLEFLYACGARVSEASGLLADNVDFERGQVKVFGKGARERIVPLHDLALASMRTYQLLGRPRLLKEKECPFFFVSTRGNGMTTDAIRKMFKESLRAAGLDETLSPHDMRHTFATDLLEGGADLRSVQEMLGHASLSTTQVYTHLSPGRLKQVHRRAHPRG